One genomic region from Haloprofundus salinisoli encodes:
- a CDS encoding response regulator transcription factor yields the protein MTDQRPLVLVVEDEVDLANLYAAWLDDEYRVRTAYGGREALSELDDEVDVVLLDRRMPGLSGDEVLDAVRERGIDCRVAMVTAVEPDFDIVEMGFDDYLIKPVTRESLLGTVSSLLRRSEYDDGVRELFALASKKAVLEAEKDDSTLTETPEYQQLDAQLSEKQAELDEQLRAGDHDSFVGMYRDIDRENSFGFDEFDE from the coding sequence ATGACTGACCAACGGCCGCTGGTCCTGGTCGTCGAAGACGAAGTCGACCTCGCGAACCTCTACGCAGCGTGGTTGGACGATGAGTACCGAGTCCGCACCGCGTACGGCGGCCGCGAGGCCCTCTCGGAGCTGGACGACGAGGTCGATGTCGTACTGCTGGACAGACGGATGCCGGGCCTCTCGGGCGACGAGGTTCTCGACGCCGTCAGAGAACGGGGCATCGACTGCCGCGTCGCGATGGTGACCGCCGTCGAACCCGACTTCGACATCGTTGAGATGGGGTTCGACGACTACCTCATCAAGCCGGTCACCCGCGAGTCGCTGTTGGGAACCGTCTCGAGTCTCCTCCGCCGCAGCGAGTACGACGACGGCGTCCGCGAACTGTTCGCGCTCGCCTCGAAGAAAGCGGTACTGGAGGCCGAAAAGGACGACTCGACGCTCACCGAGACCCCGGAGTACCAGCAACTCGACGCGCAACTCAGTGAGAAACAGGCAGAGCTCGACGAACAACTGCGAGCCGGCGACCACGACAGTTTCGTCGGCATGTACAGAGATATCGACCGCGAGAACTCGTTCGGATTCGACGAGTTCGACGAGTAA
- a CDS encoding DUF5795 family protein, with protein sequence MANRVVEGRMVTAERLAELIEGERPMEADSIDDADFDCPECGGNVLSVGYMPSVTEFVTGYKCQDCEWADDDR encoded by the coding sequence ATGGCAAACCGCGTCGTAGAAGGCCGCATGGTGACGGCCGAGCGACTCGCCGAACTCATCGAGGGTGAACGCCCGATGGAGGCCGACAGCATCGACGACGCCGACTTCGACTGCCCAGAGTGCGGCGGCAACGTCCTCAGCGTCGGCTACATGCCGAGCGTCACCGAGTTCGTTACCGGCTACAAGTGTCAAGATTGCGAGTGGGCCGACGACGACCGGTAG
- the guaB gene encoding IMP dehydrogenase, with the protein MANDVPDDTFSEKLRVPEALTFDDVLLRPMESRVEPDDADVATRVSKNVELNIPVLSAAMDTVTESGMAIGMAREGGLGVLHRNMPVEAMVAEIERIKRADELVIRRENVVTAHPSQTVREVDEMMESEGVSGAPVVDDNDIVLGIISGTDIRPYLEVGESDEVREAMTDEVITAGEDVTARDALELMYDYKIERVPIVDENDRLVGLVTMQGILQRREHENAARDDEGRLVCGVAVGPFETDRAVAADEAGADVLFIDCAHAHNLNVIDSARDISSEVDADVVVGNIGTREAAEAVVDFADGVKVGIGPGSICTTRVVTGSGMPQITAVAEVADVASSENVPVIADGGIRYSGDAIKAVAAGADAVMLGSYFAGTEEAPGRVITMNGKKYKQYRGMGSVGAMRSGGGDRYLKDADEDEEFVPEGVEAATPYKGTLASELHQLVGGMKSGMGYVGAETLPGFKERARFVRVSAAGQTEGHPHDVMITDEAPNYSPQE; encoded by the coding sequence ATGGCGAACGACGTTCCCGACGACACGTTCTCGGAGAAACTACGAGTACCGGAAGCGCTGACGTTCGACGACGTCCTCCTCCGACCGATGGAGAGCCGCGTCGAACCCGACGACGCGGACGTGGCGACGCGCGTCTCGAAAAACGTCGAACTCAACATCCCGGTGCTCTCGGCGGCGATGGACACGGTCACCGAGAGCGGAATGGCCATCGGGATGGCCCGCGAAGGCGGTCTCGGCGTCCTCCACCGCAACATGCCCGTCGAGGCGATGGTCGCCGAGATCGAGCGCATCAAACGCGCGGACGAACTCGTCATTCGCCGCGAGAACGTCGTCACGGCGCACCCGAGTCAGACCGTCCGCGAGGTCGACGAGATGATGGAGTCCGAGGGCGTCAGCGGCGCGCCCGTCGTCGACGACAACGACATCGTTCTCGGCATCATCTCCGGCACCGACATCCGCCCGTACCTCGAAGTCGGCGAGAGCGACGAGGTACGTGAAGCGATGACCGACGAGGTCATCACCGCCGGCGAGGACGTCACGGCGCGCGACGCGCTCGAACTGATGTACGACTACAAGATAGAGCGCGTCCCCATCGTCGACGAGAACGACCGACTGGTCGGACTGGTCACGATGCAGGGCATCCTCCAGCGCCGCGAGCACGAGAACGCCGCCCGTGACGACGAGGGACGACTCGTCTGCGGCGTCGCCGTCGGCCCGTTCGAGACCGACCGCGCCGTCGCCGCCGACGAGGCGGGCGCGGACGTGCTGTTCATCGACTGCGCGCACGCGCACAACCTCAACGTCATCGACAGCGCCCGCGACATCAGCTCCGAGGTCGACGCCGACGTCGTCGTCGGCAACATCGGCACGCGCGAGGCCGCCGAGGCCGTCGTCGACTTCGCCGACGGCGTGAAAGTCGGCATCGGCCCGGGCTCCATCTGTACGACGCGCGTCGTCACCGGGTCGGGGATGCCGCAGATCACGGCCGTCGCCGAAGTCGCCGACGTTGCGAGCAGCGAGAACGTCCCGGTCATCGCCGACGGTGGCATCCGGTACTCCGGCGACGCCATCAAGGCCGTCGCCGCCGGTGCCGACGCCGTGATGCTCGGCTCCTACTTCGCGGGGACCGAGGAAGCGCCCGGCCGCGTCATCACGATGAACGGCAAGAAGTACAAGCAGTACCGCGGCATGGGCAGCGTCGGCGCGATGCGCTCGGGTGGCGGCGACCGCTACCTCAAGGACGCCGACGAGGACGAGGAGTTCGTCCCCGAGGGCGTCGAGGCCGCCACCCCTTACAAGGGGACGCTCGCCTCCGAACTCCACCAGCTCGTCGGCGGCATGAAGTCCGGGATGGGCTACGTCGGTGCCGAGACGCTGCCCGGGTTCAAAGAGCGCGCCCGCTTCGTCCGCGTCTCCGCCGCGGGCCAGACCGAAGGTCACCCCCACGACGTGATGATCACCGACGAAGCGCCGAACTACAGCCCGCAGGAGTAA
- a CDS encoding pyridoxal phosphate-dependent aminotransferase, translating to MRIADRVERVPPSGIRRFFELAEEKEEIISLGVGEPDFSAPWAARTAAIGSLERGRTSYTANRGMRELRTQIADHVRRYDLDYDPDEEILVTTGASEALDVAMRAFVDPGDCVAVHQPSYISYVPGVVFAGGEPLAVPTRPENDFALTYEDLTNAGAEDAEVLVLCYPNNPTGATMSRSELAEVAEFAVKHDLTVLSDEIYAALTYVGEHTSIATFPGMRERTVVFNGFSKAYAMTGLRLGYALGPPEAIRAMNRIHQYSMLSAPTTAQYAALEALRSCGDEVVEMRDQYDRRRRFVLSRFEEMGLDCFEARGAFYAFPHCGGDDERFAEELLRQEDVAVVPGSVFGVGGEGHLRISYATGLDELRTAMNRIERFVDAR from the coding sequence ATGAGAATCGCCGACCGCGTCGAACGCGTCCCGCCGTCGGGGATTCGGCGCTTCTTCGAACTCGCCGAGGAGAAAGAGGAGATCATCTCGCTGGGCGTCGGCGAACCGGACTTCAGCGCGCCGTGGGCAGCCAGAACGGCCGCTATCGGCTCGCTCGAACGCGGTCGAACCTCGTACACGGCGAACCGGGGGATGCGCGAGCTACGGACCCAGATCGCCGACCACGTCCGGCGCTACGACCTCGACTACGACCCCGACGAGGAAATTCTCGTGACGACCGGCGCGAGCGAGGCCCTCGACGTGGCGATGCGGGCGTTCGTCGATCCCGGCGACTGTGTCGCCGTCCACCAACCGTCGTACATCTCGTACGTTCCGGGCGTCGTCTTCGCCGGCGGCGAACCGCTCGCCGTACCGACGCGCCCCGAGAACGACTTCGCGCTTACCTACGAGGACCTGACGAACGCGGGGGCGGAGGACGCCGAGGTGTTGGTGCTCTGCTATCCGAACAACCCGACCGGGGCGACGATGAGTCGCTCCGAACTCGCCGAGGTGGCGGAGTTCGCCGTCAAACACGACCTGACGGTGCTCTCGGACGAGATTTACGCCGCGCTCACCTACGTGGGCGAACACACCTCCATCGCCACGTTCCCCGGAATGCGCGAGCGAACAGTGGTGTTCAACGGCTTCTCGAAGGCCTACGCGATGACCGGCCTGCGCCTCGGCTACGCGCTGGGGCCGCCGGAGGCGATTCGGGCGATGAACCGTATCCACCAGTACTCGATGCTCTCCGCGCCGACGACAGCACAGTACGCCGCGCTCGAAGCACTCAGGTCGTGCGGCGACGAGGTCGTCGAGATGCGCGACCAGTACGACCGCCGTCGCCGGTTCGTCCTCTCGCGGTTCGAGGAGATGGGGCTGGACTGCTTCGAGGCCCGCGGCGCGTTCTACGCGTTCCCCCACTGCGGCGGCGACGACGAGCGCTTCGCCGAGGAACTCCTCCGGCAAGAAGACGTCGCCGTCGTCCCGGGTAGCGTGTTCGGCGTCGGCGGCGAAGGCCACCTCCGCATCTCCTACGCGACGGGACTCGACGAGTTGCGGACGGCGATGAACCGTATCGAACGGTTCGTCGACGCTCGGTGA
- a CDS encoding cation:proton antiporter has translation MAVIEPLGHHELLLVITQLVALLVTARVLGEAFGRLGQPTVVGELLAGVLLGPSVLGLVLPGVYESLFVVSESQFHLLEIVAWLGLIMLLVVTGLETDVDLILSKGRMAVVLSLGGILVPFVTGFALGWYLPLSFIAAPEQRLVFSLFIATAMSISAIPVIAKVLIELDVIRRDVGQLILAAGMVDDTLGWILLATIAGLARSGVVDVSTAVTTVVSVVAFLGIAFTVGQRFVRELVRWIDNAVGGEMALLTTLMALALAAGAITQFLGLEAILGAFVVGILVGQVKRFDYSLRHTFEIVTLGIFAPIFFAIAGLRMNVAALFDPTVFAVGLLVLAVACFGKFAGIIGASWVAGLSRWEGITIGGGMNARGAMEIIVATIGLGLGILTTEMYSIIVMVAIVTSLMAPAIMRWSLPRIEMSDEERTRLEREAQERRSFVDGIATVLLPTRCSPESQFAARIVGSLSRGQDVEITSMYLERPGSGESKAGARAALYSLLGRRTERRRRTNGGGTRSADSDTATDRTPQGDSSAAPENGRGAAERTDCQRTMRERLNLPGSQLRTIARTERTSATATVLAEAAEGYDLLAVGASERGGRIDAPLFGETVDEIIRDAPCPVMVTSARRAEREGEYPEDTSIRRILLPTVGTEYNRHAAEVAFTIARDHNAVVEIVHVVSSPPVDEQFANRPDMESTLRLGEEIVDREADLGRRMGATVRTNVFAGEADLEEELVNRATEGGHDLVVLGSNLRPLTRRAYFGHRVDYVVRNAPCPVVVLSSV, from the coding sequence ATGGCAGTAATCGAACCACTCGGTCACCACGAACTACTTCTGGTCATCACCCAGCTTGTGGCGTTGTTGGTCACCGCTCGGGTGCTGGGAGAGGCGTTCGGTCGCCTCGGACAGCCGACGGTCGTCGGCGAACTCCTCGCCGGGGTGCTCCTCGGACCCTCGGTTCTGGGCCTGGTACTGCCGGGAGTTTACGAGTCGCTGTTCGTCGTCTCGGAGAGCCAGTTCCATCTCCTCGAAATCGTCGCCTGGCTCGGTCTCATCATGTTACTCGTCGTCACCGGTCTGGAGACGGACGTCGACCTCATCCTCAGCAAGGGGCGGATGGCGGTCGTTCTCTCGCTCGGCGGCATCCTCGTCCCGTTCGTTACCGGATTCGCGCTGGGGTGGTATCTCCCGCTTTCGTTCATCGCCGCGCCCGAGCAGCGACTCGTGTTCAGCCTCTTTATCGCCACGGCGATGAGCATCTCGGCCATCCCGGTCATCGCCAAGGTGCTCATCGAACTCGACGTCATCAGACGCGACGTCGGCCAACTCATCCTTGCGGCGGGGATGGTTGACGACACACTTGGATGGATTCTGCTCGCGACCATCGCCGGCCTCGCACGGAGCGGTGTCGTCGACGTGAGTACCGCCGTGACGACCGTCGTGTCGGTCGTCGCCTTCCTCGGTATCGCGTTCACCGTCGGCCAGCGCTTCGTCCGCGAACTCGTTCGTTGGATCGACAACGCCGTCGGCGGGGAGATGGCGCTTTTGACCACGCTGATGGCGCTCGCGCTCGCCGCGGGTGCAATCACGCAGTTTCTGGGTCTGGAGGCGATTCTCGGCGCGTTCGTCGTCGGTATCCTCGTCGGGCAGGTCAAGCGCTTCGACTACAGCCTGCGTCACACCTTCGAGATCGTGACGCTCGGCATCTTCGCGCCCATCTTCTTCGCCATCGCCGGACTGCGGATGAACGTCGCGGCGCTGTTCGACCCGACGGTGTTCGCCGTCGGCCTCCTCGTTCTCGCGGTGGCGTGCTTCGGCAAGTTCGCGGGAATCATCGGGGCCTCGTGGGTCGCCGGCCTCTCGCGGTGGGAGGGCATCACCATCGGCGGCGGGATGAACGCCCGCGGAGCGATGGAGATAATCGTGGCGACCATCGGACTCGGACTGGGTATCCTGACGACGGAGATGTACAGCATCATCGTCATGGTCGCCATCGTCACCTCGCTCATGGCTCCGGCGATTATGCGGTGGTCGCTCCCGAGAATCGAGATGAGCGACGAGGAACGAACCCGACTCGAACGGGAGGCCCAGGAGCGGCGCAGTTTCGTCGACGGTATCGCCACCGTCCTGCTTCCGACCCGGTGCAGTCCCGAGTCGCAGTTCGCTGCCCGAATCGTCGGGTCGTTGAGTCGCGGTCAGGACGTCGAAATCACGAGCATGTATCTCGAACGCCCCGGCAGCGGCGAGTCGAAGGCAGGTGCGAGAGCGGCGCTCTACTCGCTGCTCGGGCGGCGAACCGAGCGCCGCCGACGGACGAACGGCGGCGGTACACGGTCGGCTGACTCCGATACCGCGACCGATCGCACCCCTCAAGGCGACTCGTCGGCCGCACCCGAGAACGGGAGGGGGGCCGCAGAGCGCACCGACTGTCAGCGAACGATGAGAGAGCGGTTGAACCTCCCCGGTTCGCAGCTTCGGACCATCGCGCGAACGGAGCGGACGAGCGCGACGGCGACGGTTCTGGCGGAGGCCGCCGAAGGGTACGACTTACTCGCCGTCGGCGCTTCCGAGCGAGGCGGCCGAATCGACGCACCGCTGTTCGGCGAGACGGTAGACGAGATCATCCGGGACGCCCCCTGCCCGGTGATGGTCACGAGCGCGAGGCGCGCCGAAAGGGAGGGAGAGTACCCCGAGGACACCTCGATTCGACGGATTCTCCTGCCGACGGTCGGTACCGAGTACAACCGCCACGCCGCGGAGGTCGCGTTCACCATCGCGCGCGACCACAACGCCGTCGTCGAGATCGTCCACGTCGTCAGTTCCCCACCCGTCGACGAACAGTTCGCCAATCGACCCGATATGGAGTCGACGCTCCGACTCGGTGAGGAGATCGTCGACCGCGAAGCGGACCTCGGCCGGCGGATGGGCGCGACGGTTCGCACGAACGTCTTCGCCGGCGAAGCTGACCTCGAAGAAGAACTCGTGAATCGGGCGACCGAAGGGGGACACGACCTCGTCGTCCTCGGGAGCAACCTCCGGCCGCTGACCAGACGGGCGTACTTCGGACACAGGGTCGACTACGTCGTCCGGAACGCGCCCTGTCCGGTCGTCGTTCTCAGTTCGGTCTGA
- a CDS encoding ParA family protein — protein MKRAVTMWSESGGVGKTTMATNTAAALGRRGADVLVVDLDPQLGSLTDHVGFGELKSTDGDHLGDVLLDQERDASDLVVDAGDFDLIPSHEGLANIESEMAARNTSLREFQLRSSLAPLAGEYDYFLIDPPATLNVLVDNALVAARDVVIPIELTRKGSVSIDGLEDTLDSMERGFRTFDDSFALGILAVVPNEVGDSNIYREVREELETDGKPVTPFGVRKRDVLKEAWRTHMTVFEFADSAETRDLRPYEEDLLDQFDTVARIVERGSVEAALDVEVAQ, from the coding sequence ATGAAACGGGCAGTGACGATGTGGAGCGAATCCGGCGGCGTCGGGAAGACGACGATGGCGACGAACACGGCCGCCGCGCTCGGGCGACGCGGGGCAGACGTGCTCGTCGTCGACTTGGACCCCCAACTCGGCAGTTTGACCGATCACGTCGGCTTCGGCGAGCTGAAGTCGACGGACGGCGACCACCTCGGCGACGTTCTCCTCGACCAGGAGCGCGACGCGTCCGACTTAGTCGTCGACGCGGGCGATTTCGACCTGATACCGTCCCACGAGGGGCTGGCGAACATCGAGAGCGAGATGGCCGCGCGCAACACCTCGCTGCGCGAGTTCCAGTTGCGCTCGTCGCTCGCGCCGCTGGCGGGCGAGTACGACTACTTCCTCATCGACCCGCCGGCGACGCTGAACGTCCTCGTCGACAACGCGCTCGTCGCCGCGCGCGACGTGGTCATCCCCATCGAGCTCACGCGGAAGGGGAGCGTCTCCATCGACGGCCTGGAGGATACTCTCGACAGCATGGAACGCGGGTTCCGCACGTTCGACGACTCGTTCGCGCTCGGCATCCTCGCCGTCGTCCCCAACGAGGTCGGCGACTCCAACATCTACCGGGAGGTCCGCGAGGAACTGGAGACCGACGGCAAACCGGTGACGCCGTTCGGCGTCCGCAAGCGCGACGTGTTGAAGGAGGCGTGGCGCACCCACATGACCGTCTTCGAGTTCGCCGACAGTGCGGAGACCAGAGACCTCCGTCCGTACGAGGAGGACCTGCTCGACCAGTTCGACACCGTCGCTCGCATCGTCGAACGCGGGAGCGTCGAGGCGGCGCTCGACGTGGAGGTGGCCCAATGA
- a CDS encoding Lrp/AsnC family transcriptional regulator, which produces MDQRRKILDLLLSNARESTADIARQTGFDEATVEESIAELEDEGVVRGYQAVVDWQQRAGDGEHVQAEVELNVELDRETGYEDIARRIVKFPQVTSLRLFSGDYDFAILVEGESMHDVSQFISEQIAPIPEVTQTVTHFVMETYKDRGIVFGDRDDDDRLSISP; this is translated from the coding sequence ATGGACCAGCGACGGAAGATTCTCGATCTTCTGCTGTCGAACGCTCGGGAGAGCACGGCCGATATCGCGAGACAGACCGGTTTCGACGAGGCGACCGTCGAGGAGAGTATCGCCGAACTGGAGGACGAGGGAGTCGTCCGAGGGTATCAGGCGGTGGTCGACTGGCAGCAGCGGGCGGGCGACGGCGAACACGTCCAGGCGGAGGTCGAACTCAACGTGGAACTCGACCGCGAGACCGGCTACGAGGACATCGCTCGTCGTATCGTGAAATTCCCGCAAGTGACGTCGTTGCGGCTGTTCTCGGGTGATTACGACTTCGCAATCCTCGTCGAGGGCGAGTCGATGCACGACGTCTCGCAGTTCATCTCCGAGCAGATCGCGCCCATCCCCGAGGTGACGCAGACGGTGACGCACTTCGTGATGGAGACGTACAAGGACCGTGGCATCGTCTTCGGCGACCGGGACGACGACGACCGCCTCTCGATCTCGCCATGA
- a CDS encoding DUF5794 domain-containing protein: MSVSQHPIALRLEQQVGGATRLLATVMALPLVDGIFPALVLAGALTTTTASGATAFSPVGIVETGLLIFGGSATMAVILAEMDGTPREQVKSVLLLGAVLVPLAAIEAALAGTIESLLEIAIFERFAGIVIIAIAAKTASAEIGKYLPGPAVIIGLGLVASFDPAGAQLVVDLDPVTVLAGAAAAGVGVAFALGVALFGDRLRGKVDIDRFRFGSSVALAMLALSVLGIMNTHYPVALGVLCVTAVFSYDPGASDVADVAETGDPSDYDEQPSTGRVPDDRSADGRVVDSPVADGGDAPKSAVRGADEGHDEPGTAYGYPGEDDSRAPWL, encoded by the coding sequence ATGAGTGTCTCACAGCATCCGATTGCGTTACGCCTAGAGCAGCAGGTTGGCGGCGCGACCCGCCTCCTGGCGACGGTGATGGCGCTGCCGCTCGTCGATGGCATCTTCCCCGCGCTCGTGTTGGCGGGGGCGCTGACGACGACGACCGCCAGCGGCGCGACGGCGTTCTCGCCGGTCGGTATCGTCGAAACCGGTCTGCTCATCTTCGGTGGCTCCGCGACGATGGCGGTTATCCTCGCCGAGATGGACGGTACGCCGCGCGAACAGGTCAAGTCGGTGCTCCTCTTGGGCGCGGTTCTCGTCCCGCTGGCGGCCATCGAAGCGGCCCTCGCCGGAACCATCGAGAGCCTCCTCGAGATCGCCATCTTCGAGCGCTTCGCCGGCATCGTCATCATCGCCATCGCGGCCAAGACCGCCAGCGCCGAGATCGGCAAGTATCTGCCGGGACCGGCGGTCATCATCGGCCTCGGTCTCGTCGCAAGTTTCGACCCCGCCGGCGCGCAGTTGGTCGTCGACCTCGACCCCGTGACCGTGCTGGCGGGGGCGGCCGCCGCGGGCGTCGGTGTCGCTTTCGCACTCGGCGTCGCGCTCTTCGGTGACCGCCTGCGCGGGAAGGTCGACATCGACCGGTTCCGCTTCGGCAGCTCGGTGGCGCTTGCGATGCTGGCGCTGTCGGTGCTGGGCATCATGAACACCCACTACCCCGTCGCGCTCGGCGTGCTCTGCGTGACGGCGGTGTTCTCGTACGACCCCGGCGCGTCCGACGTTGCCGACGTCGCCGAGACGGGCGATCCGAGCGACTACGACGAGCAGCCATCCACCGGTCGGGTCCCCGACGACCGGAGTGCGGACGGCCGCGTCGTCGACAGTCCCGTCGCCGATGGCGGCGACGCGCCGAAATCTGCGGTTCGTGGGGCCGACGAGGGCCACGACGAGCCGGGGACGGCGTACGGTTATCCCGGCGAGGACGACTCACGCGCGCCGTGGCTGTAA
- a CDS encoding TrmB family transcriptional regulator has translation MDTAELRRALEDAELSQYQADAYTALLRLGSASATELADACSVPTARIYDVLRDLETKGYIETYEQDSLHARANEPQAVLTSLRGKAERFTAAAAEIEERWEQPAVDDHMVSIVKRFETVFDRARDIVRAAETEVQVSATVEQFRRLRPALSAAYDEGAVVSVSLHTDSETTPDALPQAKAYEGVATEVRHRRLPAPFLVLVDRSQTCFTPHARSVNRYGVLVDDYTLTYVFHWYFQTCLWEVWETVYDAHPTDPPLVYADIRRFVREMEPLLDDGATVRVRVEGFDTQVGDAVSFAGTLLDVAYAGTSTNGEPPLSQLAGETAVTVAVDGQTRTVGGWGAVLEDIEANRLTVESVS, from the coding sequence ATGGACACCGCGGAGTTACGTCGAGCGCTCGAAGACGCCGAGCTGTCGCAGTACCAGGCCGACGCGTACACGGCACTGCTCCGACTGGGGTCGGCCAGCGCGACCGAACTCGCCGACGCGTGTTCGGTGCCGACCGCCCGCATCTACGACGTTCTCCGCGACTTGGAGACGAAAGGGTACATCGAGACGTACGAGCAGGACAGCCTCCACGCACGCGCGAACGAACCGCAGGCCGTACTCACCTCCCTTCGCGGCAAAGCCGAGCGGTTCACCGCTGCCGCCGCCGAAATCGAGGAACGCTGGGAGCAACCCGCCGTCGACGACCACATGGTGAGCATCGTCAAGCGTTTCGAGACGGTGTTCGACCGCGCCCGCGACATCGTCCGCGCGGCGGAGACGGAGGTTCAGGTGTCGGCGACCGTCGAACAGTTCCGACGGCTTCGGCCCGCGCTCTCGGCGGCGTACGACGAGGGGGCGGTCGTCAGCGTCTCGCTTCACACCGACTCGGAGACGACTCCCGACGCCCTGCCCCAAGCGAAGGCGTACGAAGGGGTCGCCACCGAGGTTCGCCACCGGCGACTGCCGGCCCCGTTCCTCGTCCTCGTCGACCGGAGTCAGACCTGCTTTACCCCCCACGCACGGTCGGTCAATCGGTACGGCGTGCTCGTCGACGACTACACGCTCACGTACGTCTTTCACTGGTACTTCCAGACGTGTCTCTGGGAGGTGTGGGAGACGGTGTACGACGCGCACCCGACCGACCCCCCGCTCGTCTACGCCGACATCCGACGGTTCGTCCGCGAGATGGAACCGCTGCTCGACGACGGGGCGACGGTTCGGGTCCGCGTCGAGGGGTTCGACACGCAGGTCGGGGATGCGGTGTCGTTCGCGGGGACGCTCCTCGACGTCGCCTACGCCGGAACGTCGACGAACGGCGAACCGCCGCTGTCGCAGCTGGCGGGCGAAACCGCAGTCACGGTGGCCGTCGACGGCCAGACGCGAACCGTCGGCGGATGGGGAGCGGTCCTCGAAGATATCGAGGCCAACAGACTGACCGTCGAGTCAGTTTCGTAG
- a CDS encoding DUF7563 family protein produces MAAYLEPAAEQRQCLYCNNHVTERFGRVFGEHGDRVHRCPNCDTHARINRGSAAGREVRIPDPETSPGRHGGRN; encoded by the coding sequence ATGGCGGCTTACCTCGAACCAGCCGCCGAACAGCGGCAGTGTCTCTACTGCAACAACCACGTCACTGAGCGCTTCGGCCGCGTTTTCGGCGAACACGGCGACCGAGTACACCGCTGTCCGAACTGTGACACCCACGCCAGAATCAATCGCGGTAGCGCTGCAGGTCGCGAAGTCCGTATCCCCGACCCAGAGACATCGCCAGGTCGCCACGGGGGGCGGAACTGA
- a CDS encoding inorganic phosphate transporter — protein MVTLLAVIGVLVAVFVGFNIGGSSTGVAFGPSVGSRLVRKATAATLFTSFALVGAWTVGRNVIDTMSSSIVPATQFSPVASIGVLFFTGTSLLISNLYGVPASTSMTAVGAIVGLGLATGTLNEALMFTIVSAWIVAPLVGFTCGAFIGRYIYPYLDRRIAFTRFESHLIWLDRSGTVPRPRFNENASLRDIVGSATVVIIACYMAFSAGASNAANAVAPLVGAGGPLTVDQGVLLAVFAFGLGAFTIARRTLDTVGDDITELPILAALIVSVVGGTIITVLSVLGIPASLAVSTTCCIIGLGWGRASRAVRVVELATPVPERELDLDVSTGALVTSRAENVPTSPTVGDLARGESPPEEPSEELPDIPDIGKAGAADLDRESLFDPRAVKRIAALWVLTPTLAVVGSYLLFLIVL, from the coding sequence ATGGTGACCCTCCTCGCTGTGATAGGCGTCCTCGTTGCGGTGTTCGTCGGGTTCAATATCGGTGGCTCCTCGACCGGTGTCGCGTTCGGCCCGTCCGTCGGGAGTCGCCTCGTACGAAAGGCAACCGCTGCGACACTGTTCACTTCGTTCGCACTCGTTGGCGCGTGGACCGTCGGACGGAACGTCATTGATACGATGAGCAGCAGCATCGTCCCCGCCACGCAGTTCTCGCCAGTCGCCAGCATCGGTGTCCTCTTCTTCACCGGTACGTCGTTACTTATCTCGAATCTCTACGGTGTTCCAGCCTCGACGTCGATGACTGCTGTCGGTGCTATAGTGGGATTGGGACTCGCGACAGGGACGCTCAACGAGGCACTGATGTTCACTATCGTCTCGGCCTGGATCGTTGCACCGCTGGTTGGGTTCACGTGTGGGGCGTTCATCGGTCGCTACATCTACCCGTATCTCGACCGTCGAATCGCGTTCACCCGGTTCGAATCTCACCTGATTTGGTTGGACCGCTCTGGGACTGTCCCGCGGCCACGGTTCAACGAAAACGCATCGTTACGCGACATCGTTGGCTCAGCCACGGTTGTGATCATCGCCTGTTATATGGCGTTCTCCGCCGGGGCATCTAACGCGGCCAACGCCGTTGCGCCATTGGTGGGCGCAGGGGGACCGCTGACCGTCGACCAAGGTGTTCTTCTGGCCGTCTTCGCGTTCGGGCTGGGCGCGTTTACTATCGCCAGGCGAACGCTCGATACCGTTGGGGACGACATCACCGAGCTCCCGATTCTGGCGGCACTCATCGTTTCCGTTGTCGGAGGGACCATCATCACGGTGTTGTCGGTACTGGGCATCCCAGCAAGTTTAGCCGTGAGTACCACTTGCTGTATCATCGGCCTCGGCTGGGGTCGTGCGAGTCGGGCGGTGAGAGTAGTTGAACTGGCGACTCCCGTCCCCGAGCGCGAGCTCGACCTCGATGTCTCGACGGGTGCACTCGTTACCTCCAGGGCCGAGAACGTCCCCACGAGTCCGACCGTCGGCGACCTGGCACGGGGCGAATCACCTCCGGAGGAGCCGAGCGAAGAACTGCCTGATATCCCAGACATCGGCAAAGCAGGCGCGGCAGATCTGGATCGGGAGAGCCTCTTCGACCCTAGAGCAGTAAAGCGCATTGCAGCACTGTGGGTTCTCACTCCGACGCTTGCTGTGGTCGGGTCGTACCTGTTGTTCCTGATCGTGTTGTGA